A single genomic interval of Acidovorax sp. 1608163 harbors:
- a CDS encoding DUF934 domain-containing protein — MKLLASHEHQPPAEGDARVVALANDADAMALPLDGVERVDLHFPNFTDGRAFSQAFLLRRRRGFAGEIRATGDVLIDQLVQMQRTGFSSAVLAEGVDAADAQRQFELFPGFYQGDAVNPQPLFAHRTAA; from the coding sequence CTGAAACTTCTCGCATCCCACGAACACCAGCCCCCGGCGGAAGGCGACGCCCGCGTGGTGGCGCTGGCCAACGATGCCGACGCCATGGCCCTGCCACTCGATGGCGTGGAACGTGTGGACCTGCACTTCCCCAACTTCACCGATGGCCGTGCGTTCAGCCAGGCCTTCTTGCTGCGCCGCCGCCGTGGCTTTGCGGGCGAAATCCGCGCCACAGGCGATGTGCTGATCGACCAGCTGGTGCAGATGCAGCGCACAGGCTTTAGCAGCGCCGTGCTGGCCGAGGGGGTGGACGCCGCCGATGCCCAGCGCCAGTTTGAGCTGTTCCCCGGCTTCTACCAGGGCGACGCCGTGAACCCCCAGCCGCTGTTTGCCCACCGCACCGCCGCCTGA
- a CDS encoding sulfate ABC transporter substrate-binding protein, translated as MNFRRDFIKFPFAAAFAGALALTALPSFAQSVTLLNVSYDPTRELYVEFNQAFAKYWKAKTGQDVTIKQSHGGSGKQARSIIDGLDADVATLALAGDTDALHTNGGWITKDWQKRLPHNSSPYTSTIVLVVRQGNPKGIKDWDDLVKPGISVITPNPKTSGGARWNYLAAWEFAKRKYGGDAKAKDFVAKLYGNVPVLDTGARGSTITFAQRNQGDVLVAWENEAYLLEKEFGTKFDVIAPSISILAEPAVTVVDKNVDKKGTRAVAEEYLKFLYTEEGQDIAGKNFYRPAISDKAKAKYAKQFPKLNLFTIDDAFGGWTKAAKDHFADGASFDLIYTKK; from the coding sequence ATGAACTTTCGCCGCGACTTTATCAAGTTTCCATTTGCCGCAGCCTTTGCAGGCGCTTTGGCCCTGACGGCACTGCCGTCGTTTGCGCAGTCTGTGACGCTGCTCAATGTGTCGTACGACCCCACGCGGGAGTTGTATGTGGAGTTCAACCAGGCGTTCGCCAAATACTGGAAGGCCAAGACCGGCCAGGACGTGACCATCAAGCAAAGCCACGGCGGCTCGGGCAAGCAAGCGCGCTCCATCATCGACGGGCTGGACGCCGACGTGGCCACCCTGGCGCTGGCGGGCGACACCGATGCGCTGCACACCAACGGCGGCTGGATCACCAAAGACTGGCAAAAGCGCCTGCCGCACAACAGCTCGCCTTACACCTCCACCATCGTGCTGGTGGTGCGCCAGGGCAACCCCAAGGGCATCAAGGATTGGGATGACCTCGTCAAGCCCGGGATCAGCGTGATCACGCCCAACCCCAAGACCTCGGGCGGCGCCCGCTGGAACTACCTGGCCGCGTGGGAGTTTGCCAAGCGCAAGTACGGCGGCGACGCCAAGGCCAAAGATTTTGTGGCCAAGCTGTATGGCAATGTGCCTGTGCTCGACACCGGCGCACGCGGCTCCACCATCACGTTTGCCCAGCGCAACCAGGGCGACGTGCTGGTGGCCTGGGAGAACGAGGCCTACCTGCTCGAAAAAGAATTCGGCACCAAGTTCGACGTGATCGCGCCCTCCATCTCCATCCTGGCCGAGCCCGCCGTGACGGTGGTGGACAAGAACGTGGACAAGAAGGGCACGCGTGCCGTGGCCGAGGAATACCTCAAGTTCCTCTACACCGAAGAGGGCCAGGACATTGCAGGCAAAAACTTCTACCGCCCCGCCATTTCCGACAAGGCCAAGGCCAAGTACGCCAAGCAGTTCCCCAAGCTGAACCTGTTCACCATCGACGACGCCTTCGGCGGCTGGACCAAGGCGGCCAAGGACCACTTTGCCGACGGCGCCAGCTTCGACCTGATCTACACCAAGAAGTAA
- the cysD gene encoding sulfate adenylyltransferase subunit CysD: protein MNARTDAAQLQNNNMSYHLNNSHLDALEEETIFILREVAAAFERPALLFSGGKDSLVMLKCAEKAFGTKASGGGIPYPLLMIDTGHNFTEVTDFRDFRAKELGAELIVRNVEDSMARGTVRLAHPGESRNVHQSVTLLEAIEEFRFDALIGGARRDEEKARAKERIFSHRDSFGQWQPKAQRPELWTLFNTRLQPGEHFRVFPISNWTELDVWQYIDREQIALPSIYYTHKRQVVDRKGLLMPVTELTPPRDGEVVETRDVRFRTVGDITCTAPVESTAATPADIVIETLAADVSERGATRMDDKTSDASMEKRKKDGYF from the coding sequence ATGAACGCCCGCACCGATGCAGCCCAGCTGCAAAACAACAACATGAGCTACCACCTCAACAACTCGCACCTCGACGCCCTGGAAGAAGAAACCATCTTCATCCTGCGCGAAGTCGCCGCCGCCTTCGAGCGCCCCGCCCTGCTGTTTTCGGGCGGCAAGGATTCGCTCGTCATGCTCAAGTGCGCCGAAAAGGCCTTTGGCACCAAAGCCAGTGGTGGCGGCATTCCGTACCCGCTCTTGATGATCGACACGGGCCACAACTTCACCGAAGTGACGGATTTCCGTGACTTCCGCGCCAAGGAACTCGGTGCCGAACTCATCGTGCGCAACGTCGAGGATTCGATGGCGCGCGGCACCGTGCGCCTGGCCCACCCGGGTGAGTCGCGCAACGTGCACCAGTCCGTCACGCTGCTCGAAGCGATTGAAGAATTCCGCTTTGACGCGCTGATCGGCGGCGCCCGCCGCGACGAGGAAAAGGCCCGCGCCAAAGAGCGCATCTTCAGCCACCGCGACAGCTTTGGCCAATGGCAGCCTAAGGCCCAGCGCCCTGAGCTGTGGACGCTGTTCAACACCCGCCTGCAGCCCGGCGAGCACTTCCGCGTGTTCCCCATCAGCAACTGGACCGAGCTCGATGTGTGGCAGTACATCGACCGCGAGCAGATCGCCCTGCCCAGCATCTACTACACGCACAAGCGCCAGGTGGTGGACCGCAAGGGCCTGCTGATGCCCGTGACCGAACTCACACCGCCACGCGACGGCGAGGTTGTGGAAACCCGCGACGTGCGCTTTCGCACCGTGGGCGACATCACCTGCACCGCACCCGTGGAGAGCACGGCGGCCACCCCAGCCGACATCGTGATCGAAACCCTGGCCGCCGACGTGAGCGAACGCGGCGCCACGCGCATGGACGACAAGACATCGGACGCTTCGATGGAGAAGCGCAAGAAGGACGGGTATTTCTGA
- a CDS encoding IS3 family transposase (programmed frameshift): MKRVRYPAEFKAEAVKQVTERGHGVVDVAKRLGMSDKSLYLWVRLAKEQSSAGGAETSQLKAEVSRLKAELKRANEERDILKKGRNVLCQAVRVKYAFMAEHKGQFRLSSMCRVLRVQRSGYYAWKANPKSKRALADDVLLASIRQSFDDSHGIYGSPRILRDLREDGMACGQKRVARLMRQAQLRSVRGYKRPRYRVGLPATAAPNRLQREFTVTLPNQVWVTDITYIRTHEGWLYLTAVIDLYSRMVVGWAMNSSMATELVLDALTMAVWRRRPTGPVMIHSDQGSQFGSDDFARWCKDNQLVPSMSRRGNCWDNAVAESFFSSLKKERIKRHIYATRQDAKSDVFDYIEGFYNRIRRHSHLDQLSPLAFEQLRNGS; encoded by the exons ATGAAGAGAGTGCGATACCCGGCTGAGTTCAAGGCAGAAGCCGTCAAACAGGTGACCGAGCGTGGTCATGGGGTAGTGGATGTAGCCAAGCGATTGGGCATGTCGGACAAAAGCCTGTACCTGTGGGTGCGGCTTGCCAAAGAGCAATCGAGCGCAGGGGGGGCAGAGACAAGCCAGCTCAAGGCCGAGGTATCCCGGCTCAAAGCGGAGCTCAAAAGGGCCAATGAGGAGCGCGACATCCTAAAAAAGG GCCGCAACGTACTTTGCCAAGCTGTCCGGGTGAAGTACGCATTCATGGCCGAACATAAAGGCCAGTTCCGGCTCAGCAGCATGTGCCGCGTTCTGCGCGTACAGCGCAGTGGCTATTACGCTTGGAAGGCCAATCCAAAGTCCAAACGCGCCTTAGCCGACGATGTCTTGCTGGCAAGCATTCGGCAATCCTTTGACGACAGCCACGGGATTTATGGAAGCCCACGCATCCTGCGGGACTTGCGAGAGGACGGTATGGCGTGCGGTCAAAAACGTGTAGCACGCCTGATGCGCCAGGCCCAACTGCGCTCAGTGCGTGGTTACAAGCGGCCACGCTACCGAGTCGGTCTTCCTGCGACTGCCGCACCGAACCGGTTGCAACGTGAGTTCACGGTCACGCTACCGAACCAAGTGTGGGTCACCGACATTACCTATATCCGAACCCATGAGGGCTGGTTGTACCTAACGGCCGTAATTGACCTGTACTCGCGCATGGTGGTCGGCTGGGCGATGAACTCCAGCATGGCTACAGAGTTGGTGTTGGATGCGCTCACGATGGCAGTGTGGCGCAGGCGCCCAACGGGTCCAGTGATGATCCATTCCGACCAAGGAAGTCAGTTTGGCAGTGACGACTTCGCCCGCTGGTGCAAGGACAACCAATTGGTGCCAAGCATGAGCCGACGTGGAAACTGTTGGGACAACGCGGTAGCAGAGTCCTTCTTCAGCAGCTTGAAGAAGGAGAGAATCAAACGCCATATCTATGCCACCAGGCAAGACGCCAAGTCAGATGTGTTTGACTACATCGAAGGTTTTTACAATCGAATCCGTCGGCACAGTCACCTAGACCAACTGAGTCCGCTGGCATTCGAACAACTTCGAAACGGAAGTTGA
- a CDS encoding sulfate adenylyltransferase subunit 1, translated as MTTINSIAASAQPASAGGQNNHISALKFITCGSVDDGKSTLIGRLLVDSKAVLQDHLAGVQRGGETDLALLTDGLSAEREQGITIDVAYRYFATETRKFIIGDAPGHEQYTRNMVTAASSADAAVVLVDATKLDWQNPELALLPQTRRHSLLAHLLRVHSLVFAVNKLDAVADPALAWKHIQGALARFAQAAGIAVRATVPVSALKGWNVVDANAGWCGYQGPTLLQVLEALPNTPADTALPLAFPVQWVEKSSSSSSDTSQGRRVFWGRVASGNVAPGTPVQIFPSGQLATVAQVLDHARRPKDVPAGTSAGIILDREVDVSRGDWILAAPTAAAAPADDDFGDTPAAVPAWPASRELRTTVAWMDDEPLVAGRVYWALHGHRWVKAKVKAVVHKLNINTLAEEAATQLDPNAIGHVELLLQEAIPAAAFGKARVLGSLILVDTASHKTAGAVLVN; from the coding sequence ATGACCACTATCAATTCAATAGCTGCCAGCGCACAACCAGCAAGCGCTGGAGGCCAAAATAACCATATTTCCGCCCTCAAGTTCATCACCTGCGGCAGCGTGGACGATGGCAAGAGCACGCTGATCGGCCGCCTGCTGGTCGACAGCAAGGCCGTGCTGCAAGACCACCTGGCGGGCGTGCAGCGCGGTGGCGAAACCGACCTGGCCCTGCTGACCGATGGTCTGTCTGCCGAGCGCGAGCAAGGCATCACCATCGACGTGGCCTACCGCTACTTCGCCACCGAGACGCGCAAGTTCATCATTGGCGACGCACCCGGCCATGAGCAGTACACCCGCAACATGGTCACCGCAGCCAGCAGCGCCGACGCCGCCGTGGTGCTGGTCGATGCCACCAAGCTCGACTGGCAAAACCCCGAGCTGGCCCTGCTGCCCCAAACCCGCCGCCACAGCCTGCTGGCCCACCTGCTGCGTGTGCACTCGCTGGTGTTTGCCGTGAACAAGCTCGACGCCGTGGCTGACCCGGCCCTGGCCTGGAAGCACATCCAGGGCGCGCTGGCCCGCTTTGCCCAGGCCGCAGGCATTGCCGTGCGCGCCACCGTGCCCGTGTCGGCCCTCAAGGGCTGGAACGTGGTGGACGCCAATGCAGGCTGGTGCGGCTACCAAGGCCCCACGCTGCTGCAGGTGCTCGAAGCGCTGCCCAACACGCCCGCCGACACAGCGCTGCCCCTGGCCTTCCCGGTGCAATGGGTCGAGAAATCCTCCTCCTCGTCGTCCGATACCTCCCAGGGCCGCCGCGTGTTCTGGGGCCGTGTGGCCTCGGGCAACGTGGCGCCCGGCACCCCCGTGCAAATCTTCCCCAGCGGCCAACTGGCCACGGTCGCCCAGGTGCTGGACCACGCCCGCCGCCCCAAGGACGTGCCCGCTGGCACCAGCGCCGGCATCATCCTCGACCGCGAGGTGGACGTATCGCGTGGCGACTGGATTCTGGCTGCGCCCACCGCCGCAGCAGCCCCGGCCGACGACGACTTTGGCGACACCCCAGCGGCCGTGCCAGCGTGGCCTGCCAGCCGCGAGCTGCGCACCACCGTGGCCTGGATGGACGACGAGCCGCTGGTCGCAGGCCGCGTGTACTGGGCGCTGCATGGCCACCGCTGGGTCAAGGCCAAGGTGAAAGCCGTGGTGCACAAGCTCAACATCAACACGCTGGCCGAAGAAGCCGCCACGCAGCTCGACCCCAACGCCATCGGCCATGTGGAGCTGCTGCTGCAAGAGGCGATTCCGGCCGCCGCTTTCGGCAAAGCCCGCGTGCTGGGCTCGCTGATCTTGGTGGACACCGCCAGCCACAAGACCGCTGGCGCGGTGCTGGTGAACTGA
- a CDS encoding oxidative damage protection protein, whose amino-acid sequence MARTVQCIKLGQEAEGLDFPPYPGELGKRIWESVSKQAWADWLKHQTMLVNENRLNLADARARQYLARQMENHFFGGGADAAAGYVPPSA is encoded by the coding sequence ATGGCACGCACCGTCCAATGCATCAAACTCGGCCAAGAGGCAGAAGGCCTGGACTTTCCGCCCTACCCTGGCGAGCTGGGCAAGCGCATCTGGGAAAGCGTGAGCAAGCAAGCCTGGGCCGACTGGCTCAAGCACCAAACCATGCTGGTCAACGAAAACCGCCTGAACCTGGCCGACGCCCGCGCCCGCCAGTATTTGGCCCGGCAGATGGAGAATCACTTTTTCGGCGGCGGCGCAGACGCCGCAGCGGGCTATGTCCCGCCCAGCGCATAA
- a CDS encoding phosphoadenosine phosphosulfate reductase family protein, with translation MSQIDLARINADLGRNAPDLVAWALGLGQPAIVTTNFRPFEAVILHMVTQVNPDVPVVWMDNGYNTEATYRFADEVTKQLGLKLQIYLPRRSRAHREAVEGATPALDDPRHAAFTEEVKLEPFARALRETAPKVWFTALRATDTAVRAQMDPVSINPDGLIKVAPLLHWSSKDLHEYCVKHGLPNNFDYVDPTKGEDNRECGLHLAH, from the coding sequence ATGAGCCAAATCGATCTCGCACGCATCAACGCCGACCTCGGCCGCAACGCCCCAGACCTGGTGGCCTGGGCGCTGGGGCTGGGCCAGCCCGCCATCGTCACCACCAACTTCCGCCCCTTCGAGGCAGTGATCCTGCACATGGTCACGCAGGTCAACCCTGATGTGCCGGTGGTGTGGATGGACAACGGCTACAACACCGAAGCCACCTACCGCTTTGCCGACGAGGTGACGAAGCAGCTGGGCCTGAAGCTGCAGATTTACCTGCCACGCCGCTCGCGTGCGCACCGCGAAGCCGTGGAAGGCGCCACCCCCGCGCTGGATGACCCACGCCACGCCGCGTTTACCGAAGAAGTGAAGCTGGAGCCTTTTGCCCGCGCCCTGCGCGAGACCGCGCCCAAGGTGTGGTTCACGGCCCTGCGCGCCACCGACACTGCCGTGCGTGCCCAGATGGACCCCGTCAGCATCAACCCTGACGGCCTCATCAAGGTGGCCCCCCTGCTGCACTGGTCATCCAAAGACCTGCACGAGTACTGCGTCAAACACGGCCTGCCCAACAACTTTGACTACGTGGACCCCACCAAGGGCGAAGACAACCGCGAGTGCGGTTTGCATCTGGCCCACTGA
- the fdxA gene encoding ferredoxin FdxA — translation MTHVVSENCIKCKYTDCVDVCPVDCFREGPNMLVIDPDECIDCAVCIPECPANAIFAEEDLPADQVAFIKLNADLAFADGWKSITKRKPALPDADQWNGTPGKIADLVK, via the coding sequence ATGACCCACGTCGTTTCCGAAAACTGCATCAAGTGCAAGTACACCGATTGTGTGGACGTTTGCCCCGTGGACTGCTTCCGCGAAGGCCCGAACATGCTTGTCATCGACCCCGATGAATGCATCGACTGTGCCGTGTGCATCCCCGAGTGCCCCGCCAACGCCATTTTTGCCGAAGAAGACCTGCCCGCCGATCAAGTGGCCTTCATCAAGCTCAACGCCGACCTGGCCTTTGCCGACGGCTGGAAGAGCATCACCAAGCGCAAGCCCGCACTGCCCGACGCCGACCAGTGGAACGGCACCCCAGGCAAGATCGCTGACCTGGTCAAGTGA
- a CDS encoding nitrite/sulfite reductase codes for MYQYTEFDQQFVQQRARQFRDQLTRWQTGKLSEDNFRPLRLQNGWYVQRYAPMLRVAVPYGEIASRQLRVLAQIAREYDEPEAAVFKAAMEGQGKLGTTFLPKNCAHFTTRTNVQFNWIPLSKSADVMDLLASVQLHGIQTSGNCIRNTTTDALAGIAVDEIVDPRPYAEIIRQWTTLHPEFAFLPRKFKIAISGAKDDRAATGWHDVGLHLLKNDAGEIGFKVFVGGGMGRTPVIGTVIREFLPWNQIMNYIEAIVRVYNEHGRRDNKYKARIKILVKAEGQQYIDDVEEEYRQILEIDGGPHTIPQAEFDRVASCFVTPKLADIADVPPAALQASLDAQAAEHVMFGRWLQRNVHAHQNPQLRAVTLSFKRPGQSPGDATSEQLIALADLVDKYSAGEARVTHDQNVLLPWVHASRLFALWQEAKALGLASANVQLLTDMIACPGGDFCALANARSLPIAEAITQRYQDLDELDDIGEIDLHISGCINSCGHHHSGHIGILGVDKDGKEWYQVTLGGSDGSDLSSAAVAGKVIGPSFSAAEVPDVIEAVLGTYRDLRESGETFQNTVRRTGLDPFKEAAKLARHKDETLATA; via the coding sequence ATGTACCAATACACAGAATTCGACCAACAATTTGTGCAACAGCGGGCACGGCAATTCCGTGACCAGCTCACGCGCTGGCAAACCGGCAAGCTGTCGGAAGACAACTTCCGCCCACTGCGCCTGCAAAACGGCTGGTATGTGCAGCGCTACGCGCCCATGCTGCGCGTGGCGGTGCCCTACGGCGAAATCGCCAGCCGCCAGCTGCGCGTGCTGGCCCAAATTGCCCGCGAATACGACGAACCGGAAGCCGCCGTCTTCAAGGCCGCCATGGAAGGCCAGGGCAAGCTGGGCACCACCTTCCTGCCCAAGAACTGCGCCCACTTCACCACCCGCACGAATGTGCAGTTCAACTGGATTCCGCTGTCCAAAAGCGCGGACGTGATGGACCTGCTGGCCAGCGTGCAATTGCACGGCATTCAGACCAGCGGCAACTGCATTCGCAACACCACCACCGACGCCCTGGCAGGCATTGCCGTGGATGAGATCGTGGACCCGCGTCCCTATGCGGAAATCATCCGCCAGTGGACCACGCTGCACCCCGAGTTCGCCTTCCTGCCCCGCAAGTTCAAGATCGCCATCAGCGGCGCCAAGGACGACCGCGCTGCCACCGGCTGGCACGACGTGGGCCTGCACCTGCTCAAGAACGACGCTGGCGAGATCGGCTTCAAGGTGTTTGTGGGCGGCGGCATGGGCCGCACGCCAGTGATTGGTACCGTGATCCGCGAGTTCCTGCCCTGGAACCAGATCATGAATTACATCGAGGCCATCGTGCGCGTGTACAACGAGCACGGCCGCCGCGACAACAAGTACAAGGCCCGCATCAAGATTTTGGTCAAGGCCGAAGGCCAGCAGTACATCGACGATGTGGAAGAAGAGTACCGCCAGATCCTGGAGATCGACGGTGGCCCGCACACCATTCCGCAGGCCGAGTTTGACCGCGTGGCCTCCTGCTTTGTGACACCGAAGCTGGCCGACATTGCCGACGTGCCTCCCGCAGCCTTGCAGGCCTCGCTGGACGCGCAGGCGGCAGAGCATGTGATGTTTGGCCGCTGGCTGCAGCGCAACGTGCACGCACACCAAAACCCGCAACTGCGCGCCGTCACGCTGTCGTTCAAGCGCCCCGGCCAGTCGCCCGGCGACGCCACCAGCGAACAACTCATCGCGCTGGCCGATCTGGTGGACAAATACTCCGCTGGCGAAGCCCGCGTGACGCACGACCAGAACGTGCTGCTGCCCTGGGTGCATGCCAGCCGCCTGTTCGCGCTGTGGCAAGAGGCCAAGGCCCTGGGCCTGGCCAGCGCCAACGTGCAGCTGCTCACCGACATGATCGCCTGCCCCGGTGGCGACTTCTGCGCGCTGGCCAATGCCCGCTCGCTGCCCATTGCCGAGGCCATCACCCAGCGCTACCAAGACCTGGACGAGCTGGACGACATCGGCGAGATCGACCTGCACATCAGCGGCTGCATCAACAGCTGCGGCCACCACCACAGCGGCCATATCGGCATCCTGGGTGTGGATAAGGACGGCAAGGAGTGGTACCAGGTCACGCTGGGCGGCTCCGATGGTTCGGACCTGTCGAGCGCTGCCGTCGCAGGCAAGGTGATTGGCCCCTCGTTCTCGGCGGCCGAAGTGCCCGACGTGATCGAGGCCGTGCTCGGCACCTACCGCGACCTGCGCGAAAGCGGCGAGACCTTCCAGAACACCGTGCGCCGCACCGGCCTGGACCCGTTCAAGGAAGCCGCAAAGCTCGCCCGCCACAAAGACGAAACCCTGGCCACGGCCTGA
- a CDS encoding NAD(P)/FAD-dependent oxidoreductase has product MIQETDAVVIGAGPVGLFQVFQLGLQGLAAHIVDALPYAGGQCVELYGDKPIYDIPGVPVCTGHELAARLTDQIAPFKPQWHLGTQVAALQPQPDGRIAVTTQQGTQLLARAVFIAAGVGAFVPRALKVEGIEAFAGTQLFYQHLPPAATLQGQRLVVHGGDDAAVACAIAAATAAESPAASVVLLHRRDVFSAPPDQLAQLHALRDAGRIEVVVGQITGITRDTSINREGKRLTALQTLTPEGTELAVPMDVLVVALGVSPRLGPIADWGLAMERKQLVVDTATFRTSAPGIYAVGDIITYPGKRKLIVCGFHEATLAAFAAAEALSGKPVVLQYTTSSTHLHQLLGVGAAAIVNG; this is encoded by the coding sequence ATGATCCAAGAAACCGATGCCGTCGTCATCGGCGCGGGCCCCGTCGGCCTGTTCCAGGTGTTTCAGCTGGGCCTGCAAGGCCTGGCGGCCCACATCGTTGACGCACTGCCCTACGCGGGCGGCCAGTGCGTAGAGCTGTACGGCGACAAACCCATCTACGACATCCCCGGCGTGCCTGTGTGCACCGGCCACGAGCTGGCCGCCCGGCTCACCGACCAAATCGCCCCCTTCAAGCCCCAATGGCACCTGGGCACACAGGTCGCCGCACTGCAGCCGCAGCCCGATGGGCGCATCGCCGTCACCACCCAGCAAGGCACCCAGCTGCTGGCACGCGCAGTGTTTATCGCCGCAGGCGTGGGCGCCTTCGTGCCCCGCGCCCTCAAGGTCGAAGGCATCGAGGCCTTTGCAGGCACACAGCTTTTTTACCAGCACCTGCCGCCTGCCGCCACGCTGCAAGGCCAGCGCCTGGTGGTGCACGGCGGTGACGACGCGGCCGTGGCTTGCGCCATTGCAGCCGCCACCGCAGCCGAATCACCCGCCGCCAGCGTGGTGCTGCTGCACCGCCGCGATGTCTTCAGCGCCCCGCCCGACCAGCTTGCACAGCTGCATGCCCTGCGCGATGCCGGGCGCATCGAAGTCGTGGTCGGGCAAATCACCGGCATCACCCGCGACACCAGCATCAACCGCGAGGGCAAGCGCCTGACCGCCCTGCAAACCCTGACGCCCGAGGGCACCGAGCTGGCCGTGCCCATGGATGTGCTGGTCGTCGCCCTGGGCGTCTCCCCCCGCCTCGGCCCCATCGCCGACTGGGGCCTGGCCATGGAACGCAAGCAACTGGTGGTAGACACCGCCACCTTCCGCACCAGCGCGCCCGGCATCTACGCCGTGGGCGACATCATCACTTACCCCGGCAAGCGCAAGCTGATCGTGTGCGGTTTTCACGAAGCCACCCTGGCCGCCTTCGCCGCCGCCGAAGCCCTGAGCGGCAAGCCTGTGGTGCTGCAGTACACGACGAGCAGTACGCATCTGCATCAGTTGTTGGGGGTGGGGGCGGCTGCGATCGTGAACGGGTGA
- a CDS encoding sulfite exporter TauE/SafE family protein, whose protein sequence is MHELAFVFAGFAVGLIVGLTGVGGGSLMTPILIFFFGIKPHMAVGTDLLFAAFTKMGGTVSLARQRLVPWKVVGQLCAGSIPAALLALWALQVLGPASGTAQRIMTTTLGFALLLTAAATLYKAVAFSAQRQAAEAAARKNHTGDPTRPRHWSLPILMGAVIGTLVTFTSVGAGAIGVTVLLLVYPMLPLPRIIGADIAYAVPLTLVAGLGHASLGSVDWPLLAQLLAGSLPGIWLGSRLVTRTPERLIRSALSLLLAWAGFKLILI, encoded by the coding sequence ATGCATGAATTGGCGTTTGTCTTTGCGGGGTTTGCAGTGGGCCTGATCGTCGGGCTCACGGGTGTGGGCGGCGGCTCGCTGATGACACCCATCCTGATCTTCTTCTTCGGCATCAAGCCCCACATGGCCGTAGGCACCGACCTGCTGTTTGCCGCTTTCACCAAGATGGGCGGCACCGTGAGCCTGGCCCGCCAGCGGCTGGTGCCCTGGAAGGTGGTGGGCCAACTGTGCGCAGGCAGCATTCCGGCCGCACTGCTGGCGCTGTGGGCTTTGCAGGTGCTGGGCCCCGCCAGCGGCACGGCCCAGCGCATCATGACCACCACCTTGGGCTTTGCCCTGCTGCTGACGGCTGCGGCCACGCTCTACAAGGCCGTGGCCTTTTCTGCCCAGCGCCAGGCGGCCGAAGCCGCAGCCCGCAAGAACCACACTGGCGACCCCACACGCCCTCGCCACTGGAGCCTGCCCATCCTGATGGGCGCCGTGATCGGCACGCTGGTCACCTTCACCTCGGTGGGCGCAGGGGCCATTGGCGTCACCGTGCTGCTGCTGGTCTACCCCATGCTGCCGCTGCCGCGCATCATTGGCGCCGACATCGCCTACGCCGTGCCATTGACCCTCGTGGCCGGTCTGGGACACGCATCGCTGGGCTCGGTCGATTGGCCTTTGCTTGCACAATTGCTGGCTGGCTCGCTGCCGGGCATCTGGCTGGGCTCTCGCCTGGTCACCCGCACACCTGAGCGGCTGATTCGCTCTGCCCTCTCGCTGTTGCTCGCCTGGGCGGGCTTCAAACTGATCTTGATTTGA
- the ssuE gene encoding NADPH-dependent FMN reductase, which translates to MSALLIAGSPSERSRSAALLDAVSQRLHARGALVDRIHIRDLSPQALLLADFGHPTVVAAADQVAQARVLVVATPVYKAAYSGVLKVFLDLLPQTALKGKTVLPLATGGSPHHMLALDYALRPVLQSLGAKHILPGIYATDSQVAVTPEGGYDVHSDIAARLDDAVNLLITETLKPTPAQAGRFEPVHFSQVRCSV; encoded by the coding sequence ATGTCCGCCTTGTTGATTGCCGGCAGCCCTTCAGAGCGCTCCCGCTCTGCCGCCTTGCTGGATGCCGTGTCGCAGCGCCTGCACGCCCGAGGTGCCTTGGTGGACCGAATCCACATCCGCGACCTCTCGCCCCAGGCCCTGTTGCTGGCCGACTTTGGCCACCCCACCGTGGTGGCTGCGGCCGACCAGGTGGCCCAGGCCCGCGTGCTGGTGGTGGCCACCCCGGTCTACAAGGCCGCCTACAGTGGCGTGCTCAAGGTGTTTTTGGACCTGCTGCCGCAAACCGCGCTCAAGGGCAAAACCGTGCTGCCCCTGGCCACAGGTGGCAGCCCGCACCACATGCTGGCGCTGGACTACGCCCTGCGGCCCGTGCTGCAGTCGCTGGGTGCCAAGCACATCCTGCCCGGCATCTACGCCACCGATTCGCAAGTGGCCGTGACGCCCGAGGGCGGCTACGACGTGCACAGCGACATCGCTGCGCGGCTGGACGATGCGGTGAATCTGCTGATCACCGAAACCCTCAAGCCCACACCCGCCCAGGCCGGACGCTTCGAGCCCGTCCACTTCTCGCAGGTGCGATGTAGCGTGTAA